In Arthrobacter sp. B3I4, the following proteins share a genomic window:
- the narI gene encoding respiratory nitrate reductase subunit gamma: protein MLPREAGDGPAVDPSTLDIVLWGVLPYVMVVVLVGGLIWRYKYDQFGWTTRSSQLYESRLLRIASPLFHFGLLAVIAGHFFGLVIPMAWTQAVGMSQEFYHFNALLVGGIAGVGTLGGILLLIYRRRTTGPVFMATTRNDKSMYVVLTAAIVFGLWTTLASVFEGEHGHNYRETVAPWFRSLFIFQPDITAMAVAPFSFHLHTLVGMALFVIWPFTRLVHAFTAPLHYLFRPYIVYRSRDHDRNRGRAAGSAAGRGAATPAAAAPGNRTTARRGWSAVGTPDRDTHNR, encoded by the coding sequence GTGCTGCCACGTGAAGCCGGAGACGGACCCGCCGTCGACCCCTCCACCCTGGACATCGTGCTCTGGGGCGTCCTGCCCTACGTCATGGTGGTGGTCCTGGTCGGCGGGCTCATCTGGCGGTATAAGTATGACCAGTTCGGCTGGACGACGCGGTCCTCCCAGCTGTACGAATCGCGCCTGCTGCGCATCGCCTCGCCGCTGTTCCACTTCGGTCTGCTCGCCGTGATCGCCGGCCACTTCTTCGGCCTGGTTATCCCGATGGCGTGGACCCAGGCTGTAGGGATGAGCCAGGAGTTCTACCACTTCAACGCTCTGCTGGTCGGCGGCATCGCGGGGGTGGGCACCCTCGGCGGCATCCTCCTGCTGATCTACCGGCGGCGCACCACCGGACCGGTGTTCATGGCGACCACCCGGAACGACAAGAGCATGTACGTGGTGCTCACTGCGGCGATCGTGTTCGGACTGTGGACCACCCTTGCGAGCGTCTTCGAAGGCGAGCACGGGCACAACTACCGCGAGACGGTGGCTCCATGGTTCCGCTCCCTGTTCATCTTCCAGCCGGACATCACGGCGATGGCCGTGGCGCCTTTTTCCTTCCACCTGCATACCTTGGTGGGCATGGCGCTCTTTGTGATCTGGCCGTTCACCCGGCTGGTCCATGCCTTCACGGCCCCGTTGCACTACCTCTTCAGGCCCTACATCGTCTACCGCTCCCGGGACCACGACCGTAACCGGGGCCGTGCGGCAGGAAGTGCCGCCGGGCGCGGCGCCGCGACTCCCGCGGCGGCTGCGCCAGGCAACAGAACTACCGCCCGGCGTGGTTGGTCGGCGGTCGGCACCCCCGACCGTGACACCCACAACCGGTGA
- a CDS encoding SRPBCC domain-containing protein, protein MSATLTAIELDEFLPHPPAKVWRALTEPALIAAWLMENDFEPVVGHRYAMRGTPVPAVGFSGRVASEVLEIDPERLLRISWRDAEAGNDLNSTVTWTLVPEGSGTRLFLVHEGFDPEEPSHVIAHRIMGGGWRGQILKKLTETLARTGE, encoded by the coding sequence ATGTCAGCAACGTTGACCGCCATAGAGCTCGACGAATTTCTCCCCCACCCGCCCGCAAAGGTGTGGCGGGCACTCACCGAGCCGGCCCTGATCGCGGCCTGGCTGATGGAAAACGACTTTGAACCCGTCGTCGGGCACCGCTACGCCATGCGCGGAACTCCTGTCCCGGCCGTAGGCTTCAGCGGCCGTGTCGCCAGTGAAGTCCTCGAAATTGACCCCGAACGGCTCCTTCGGATCTCCTGGCGCGACGCAGAAGCGGGCAACGACCTGAACAGCACGGTGACGTGGACGCTGGTCCCCGAGGGGTCAGGCACCCGACTTTTCCTCGTCCACGAAGGATTCGACCCGGAGGAGCCGAGCCATGTAATCGCCCACCGCATCATGGGCGGCGGCTGGCGCGGACAGATACTCAAGAAGCTGACGGAAACGTTGGCCCGGACCGGGGAGTAA
- a CDS encoding YncE family protein, producing MLIFLAASAAACSGPPPASALPLTQVQDIALPGAASRLDYQALDTAAKRLYIAHLGDGTVHVVDLNSGTVAGTVRGISSVHGVTLAADRHLLLAAASGTDEVALIDTNTLAVAARVRAGSTPDGVAYDPVHGKAYVSNEHDHAETVIDLATMSAKPPVEIGGGAGNSVYDPASGTVMVNVQDRNELAIIDPATDVVTDRISVKDCDSNHGLYLDGANKLAFIACEGNAKLLVLDLQTREVTARFDTGGGPDVLAFDQGLHRLYVASESGVVSVFDEQSRALTVRASGKLADHAHTVAVDQGTHRVYFPLENIGGRPVLRVMEPAK from the coding sequence ATGCTGATCTTTTTGGCGGCGTCCGCGGCCGCCTGTTCCGGGCCGCCCCCGGCGTCGGCGTTGCCGTTGACCCAGGTCCAGGACATCGCCCTGCCCGGCGCCGCGAGCAGACTGGATTACCAGGCCCTGGACACGGCGGCGAAGCGCCTGTACATCGCCCACCTCGGCGACGGCACCGTGCACGTTGTTGACCTGAACAGCGGGACGGTGGCCGGGACAGTGCGCGGCATTTCCTCGGTTCATGGCGTGACCCTTGCGGCGGACCGGCATCTTCTGCTGGCTGCAGCCTCGGGAACGGATGAGGTCGCATTGATCGATACCAACACGCTCGCCGTAGCCGCCAGGGTCCGGGCAGGCAGTACGCCCGACGGGGTCGCTTACGACCCCGTCCACGGCAAGGCCTACGTCTCCAACGAACACGATCACGCCGAAACCGTGATCGATCTCGCCACGATGAGCGCCAAGCCACCGGTCGAGATTGGCGGCGGGGCCGGCAACAGCGTCTACGACCCGGCCAGCGGGACGGTCATGGTCAATGTCCAGGACCGCAACGAACTTGCCATTATCGACCCGGCCACGGACGTGGTCACTGACAGGATCTCGGTGAAAGACTGCGACAGCAACCACGGTCTCTATCTCGACGGGGCCAACAAGCTCGCATTCATCGCCTGCGAGGGCAACGCGAAGCTTCTGGTCCTGGATCTGCAAACCAGAGAAGTCACCGCACGCTTCGACACCGGCGGCGGCCCGGACGTGCTCGCCTTCGACCAGGGGCTGCACCGGCTCTATGTCGCGTCGGAGTCCGGCGTCGTCAGCGTTTTCGACGAGCAAAGCCGGGCACTGACGGTCAGGGCCTCGGGCAAACTCGCCGACCACGCCCACACCGTTGCCGTGGACCAGGGCACCCACCGGGTCTACTTCCCGCTGGAAAACATCGGCGGCAGACCAGTCCTCCGCGTCATGGAACCTGCAAAATAA
- a CDS encoding pentapeptide repeat-containing protein, translating into MPFISSGSAAPSTPALDRESLRPDCANCFALCCTALGFSRTTDFAIDKPAGTPCKNLASDFSCTIHDSLRPRGFRGCTVFDCFGAGQNVSQNLFQGISWKADPATAKDMFTSFKVVRQLHEMLWYLAEATRRTFDPDTSRQVNELRMTIENAMAETQQVLSLHLGDMNARVRSVLMGVSEEVRSSYLATGDDHLDAALVPGADLMGKNMKSRSLCGADLRGAYLIAADLRDCDLSGADLLGADLRDARLEGADLSRTLYLTQAQLNAAQGDAHTRLPPDLSSPSHWPRNS; encoded by the coding sequence ATGCCCTTCATATCGAGCGGCTCCGCCGCGCCCTCCACACCTGCCCTTGACCGGGAATCATTGCGTCCTGATTGCGCCAACTGCTTCGCGCTCTGCTGCACCGCACTAGGCTTTTCCCGCACCACGGACTTCGCCATCGACAAGCCAGCAGGAACTCCCTGCAAGAACCTTGCCTCCGATTTCTCCTGCACCATCCACGACAGCCTGCGCCCGCGAGGCTTCCGGGGATGCACTGTCTTCGACTGCTTCGGAGCCGGCCAAAACGTCTCCCAGAACCTCTTCCAAGGAATCAGCTGGAAAGCGGATCCGGCAACAGCGAAAGACATGTTCACGTCCTTCAAGGTCGTCCGGCAACTCCACGAAATGCTCTGGTACCTGGCAGAAGCTACCAGGAGGACCTTCGACCCGGACACCTCGCGCCAGGTCAACGAGCTCAGAATGACAATCGAAAATGCGATGGCCGAAACGCAGCAGGTCCTTTCCCTTCACCTCGGCGACATGAACGCCCGGGTTCGGTCCGTACTGATGGGCGTCAGCGAAGAAGTGAGGTCCTCGTACCTTGCAACTGGTGATGATCACCTAGATGCTGCGCTTGTCCCGGGAGCAGACCTCATGGGCAAGAATATGAAGTCCAGGTCGCTGTGTGGGGCAGACCTTCGAGGCGCCTATCTCATCGCTGCGGACCTGCGGGACTGCGACCTCTCAGGCGCAGACCTCCTCGGCGCTGACCTCAGAGATGCCCGTCTCGAAGGAGCCGATCTTTCCAGAACCCTCTATCTGACACAGGCCCAACTCAACGCCGCCCAGGGCGACGCCCACACGCGCCTGCCTCCGGATCTCAGCAGTCCTAGTCATTGGCCCCGCAACAGCTGA
- a CDS encoding VOC family protein, with translation MSYPFQVTFDCHDIDTMTRFWAVALSYSLQEPPEGSSSWAEFATNQGIPEELWRGAVIDPGGKSPRLFFQPVPEGKTAKNRVHLDINVSESAESKEDGRRLALAHADRCVDAGATRATVFDGYDGWHITMLDPEGNEFCIQ, from the coding sequence ATGTCCTATCCATTCCAAGTGACCTTCGACTGCCACGACATCGACACGATGACCCGGTTTTGGGCGGTGGCCCTCAGCTACAGCCTCCAGGAACCGCCCGAGGGATCTTCGAGCTGGGCGGAATTTGCCACGAATCAAGGCATCCCGGAGGAGCTTTGGCGTGGCGCCGTCATTGACCCGGGCGGTAAAAGTCCCCGCCTATTCTTCCAGCCGGTTCCCGAAGGAAAAACGGCGAAGAACCGCGTACATCTGGACATCAATGTCAGCGAGAGCGCCGAGTCGAAGGAGGACGGACGCCGCTTGGCCCTTGCGCACGCCGATCGCTGCGTGGATGCCGGAGCCACGCGCGCCACGGTGTTCGACGGCTACGACGGCTGGCACATTACAATGCTCGACCCGGAAGGGAACGAATTTTGCATCCAGTGA
- a CDS encoding peptidase: MTPPRSPAVDTVSAPGLLADIPGHGSFTVTAEAAAMIGVFGGALHCYQGPGGCRRQGLYFSRTEPKKYLGCSLTAETSTPDGSSRAGEEVCREDRSGITVSVSHELAGKLDGAVLDFGLYNKMRRFVWLTLPAIKTPSCTCLRSVGTPAGKRSPCLDDRGVGLSDL; this comes from the coding sequence ATGACCCCGCCGCGCAGTCCCGCCGTCGATACGGTCAGCGCTCCTGGCCTTCTGGCCGACATCCCGGGTCATGGCAGCTTCACCGTGACCGCCGAAGCAGCCGCCATGATCGGCGTCTTCGGCGGGGCCCTGCACTGCTACCAGGGCCCCGGCGGCTGCCGGCGGCAGGGACTCTACTTTTCCCGTACCGAACCAAAGAAGTATCTGGGATGCTCGCTCACGGCGGAAACCTCGACGCCAGATGGCAGCTCCCGGGCTGGTGAGGAAGTCTGCAGGGAGGATCGCTCGGGCATCACGGTCAGTGTGAGCCACGAACTGGCTGGAAAGCTGGACGGCGCCGTGCTGGACTTCGGCCTGTACAACAAGATGCGCCGGTTCGTCTGGCTGACCCTGCCGGCAATCAAAACACCGTCCTGCACCTGCCTGCGGTCGGTAGGCACGCCGGCAGGAAAACGTTCCCCTTGTCTGGATGACCGCGGGGTCGGTCTAAGCGACCTGTGA
- a CDS encoding IS30 family transposase, with translation MYLSSSSAAGIRFLASIKHGHGLRPSARHAGIDKEVGYRWLREEYLRLRRNGKTPSETTAELGFSTSRLAAWEADVGQVKDRHHLRVNIDEEASFWAAFGRGESFGEAAKNAGVSRSTAYRWMHRRFDQLRKSKVTVRRCQDQLRLTDHLSLNFERDRLSRLSNERNAATAAQHAAVLSSGRYADQMLGAVLSEAQQHRAARTEKYWQLMRNGVSNAEACRLLGMHRRTGTQLRRASNFQIPPITAPAVTAGRYLDVRERLQIADLLRLGHSMRRIAAELGRHASTVKRELDRHRDAQGLYLPRTADHDARLQRARPKVHKLAANTRLRTLVQRKLNRFWSPDEICGWMKKTYPDDQTMRLCPETIYRALLLREDHGLHQRYAAKLRTGRRIRKTRWRTRTGKGSRIRNMTMIGQRPAEVETRLEAGHWEGDLIVGVGSVSAMMTLRERKTQYGIIINLPLDHTAASVNAAAISAFAKLPTHLKRTLTWDQGVEMASHEELTKKTGVPVYFAERSSPWQRGANENFNGLARQYFPKGTNLAVHSVEHVSHVMRELNERPRKTLDYDTPAARFKAERTAPPGALR, from the coding sequence ATGTATCTCAGCTCCTCGTCAGCAGCAGGCATCCGGTTTCTTGCTTCGATTAAGCACGGGCACGGTCTCAGACCGTCCGCCCGACATGCTGGCATTGATAAGGAAGTCGGCTACCGCTGGCTGCGCGAGGAATACTTGCGCCTGCGTCGCAACGGCAAGACTCCGAGCGAGACGACAGCGGAGCTCGGGTTCAGCACGTCCCGGCTGGCGGCGTGGGAAGCTGACGTCGGCCAGGTCAAAGACCGCCATCACCTTCGGGTGAATATTGACGAGGAGGCCAGCTTTTGGGCGGCGTTTGGTCGGGGGGAAAGCTTTGGTGAGGCAGCCAAAAACGCGGGTGTGAGCCGTTCGACCGCCTATCGGTGGATGCACCGTCGTTTCGACCAGCTACGTAAGTCCAAGGTGACCGTTAGGCGGTGCCAAGACCAATTGCGCCTGACCGACCACCTCAGCCTGAACTTCGAACGCGACCGATTATCCCGACTATCGAACGAGCGGAATGCGGCCACGGCGGCGCAGCACGCCGCAGTCCTCTCCTCCGGTCGCTATGCAGACCAGATGCTCGGCGCGGTGCTCTCAGAGGCGCAGCAGCACCGTGCTGCGCGGACCGAGAAGTATTGGCAGCTGATGCGCAACGGGGTGAGCAACGCAGAAGCATGCAGACTTCTCGGTATGCACCGAAGAACAGGGACGCAGCTGCGTCGAGCCAGCAACTTCCAGATCCCGCCCATCACAGCGCCGGCCGTAACCGCGGGCCGCTACCTGGATGTGCGGGAGCGGTTGCAGATCGCGGACCTATTGCGCCTGGGGCACTCAATGCGGCGAATCGCGGCGGAACTGGGCCGTCACGCCTCCACGGTCAAACGGGAACTCGACCGTCACCGGGACGCTCAGGGCCTCTACCTGCCCCGCACTGCCGATCATGACGCCCGGCTGCAACGGGCCCGACCGAAAGTGCATAAGCTCGCTGCCAACACCCGACTGCGCACCCTTGTGCAACGTAAGCTCAACCGTTTCTGGTCCCCGGACGAAATCTGCGGGTGGATGAAGAAGACATACCCCGATGACCAGACGATGCGGTTGTGCCCGGAAACGATTTACCGGGCACTGCTGCTGCGCGAGGACCACGGCCTGCACCAGCGGTATGCCGCCAAGCTGCGCACCGGCCGTAGGATCCGCAAGACCCGTTGGCGCACCCGCACCGGGAAAGGCTCGCGGATCCGCAACATGACCATGATCGGTCAACGGCCGGCAGAGGTGGAAACCCGTCTGGAGGCCGGCCACTGGGAAGGGGACCTCATCGTCGGCGTCGGGTCAGTCTCGGCGATGATGACACTCAGGGAAAGGAAAACCCAGTACGGCATCATCATAAATCTGCCCCTGGATCACACCGCTGCGAGCGTCAACGCGGCCGCCATCAGCGCGTTCGCGAAGCTGCCAACACACCTGAAGCGAACACTCACGTGGGACCAGGGCGTGGAAATGGCCAGCCACGAGGAACTAACAAAGAAGACCGGGGTTCCGGTTTACTTTGCCGAACGCTCCAGCCCCTGGCAGCGCGGCGCCAACGAGAACTTCAACGGGCTCGCCCGCCAATACTTCCCCAAAGGCACCAACCTCGCCGTTCACAGCGTTGAGCACGTCTCCCACGTGATGCGCGAACTCAACGAACGGCCACGAAAAACCCTCGACTACGACACCCCGGCAGCACGCTTCAAAGCCGAACGCACCGCCCCGCCCGGTGCTTTGCGATAG
- a CDS encoding DUF1214 domain-containing protein, with translation MASKHRETTRKSRICCVDPQKPPIRKAGHPGNGLLVRAALQKALPVVNVFEEASYWTATRDAAGKRLNGEHVYRLHFSVGQLPPNDAFWSITATDTVGYMANAPTGRASVNDHSGLVTNDDGSVDILLQRTQPSGAAQNWVATPPGRFKLVLRAYLPGAAIVDGRYEVPPVVQVQS, from the coding sequence ATAGCCTCAAAGCACCGGGAAACGACCCGAAAATCACGCATCTGTTGCGTCGACCCCCAGAAACCGCCGATTCGCAAAGCTGGCCATCCAGGCAACGGACTGCTGGTTCGTGCGGCCCTGCAGAAGGCGCTCCCGGTTGTCAACGTTTTTGAGGAGGCCTCCTACTGGACAGCGACCCGGGATGCGGCGGGGAAGCGTCTCAATGGGGAGCATGTGTATCGCCTTCATTTCTCGGTGGGTCAGCTTCCACCGAATGATGCCTTCTGGTCGATTACCGCGACGGACACAGTCGGCTATATGGCCAACGCCCCAACCGGGCGGGCAAGCGTGAACGACCACTCTGGTCTCGTGACGAACGACGACGGCTCAGTCGACATTCTGCTCCAACGGACTCAGCCATCTGGTGCGGCGCAGAACTGGGTAGCGACACCGCCCGGCCGGTTCAAGCTCGTGCTCCGCGCCTATCTACCCGGAGCGGCCATCGTAGACGGCCGGTACGAGGTTCCGCCGGTCGTACAGGTGCAGTCATGA
- a CDS encoding helix-turn-helix transcriptional regulator, which yields MPVRTKDSPADLLFGALANPTRRDILMLLLEGPRTAGEIAERYDMARPSVSEHLKVLLDRNLVSEERRGRTIRYLLTPEPLADVASWLSPFEKFWRARLKDLNHTLENLKDT from the coding sequence GTGCCCGTCAGAACGAAAGATTCTCCCGCCGACCTTCTCTTCGGAGCGTTGGCCAACCCCACCAGGAGGGACATTCTCATGCTTCTCCTGGAGGGGCCGCGGACCGCTGGCGAGATTGCTGAACGATATGACATGGCCCGACCCAGTGTCTCCGAGCATCTGAAGGTGCTGCTGGACCGGAACCTCGTCTCCGAGGAGCGGAGGGGACGGACAATCCGATATTTACTGACACCCGAGCCTCTGGCCGACGTTGCCTCATGGCTGTCGCCGTTCGAGAAATTCTGGCGCGCACGCCTCAAAGACCTGAACCATACCCTCGAGAACCTGAAGGACACCTGA
- a CDS encoding nitrate/nitrite transporter — MAATSPSAAVPSASAANHRTLNLALATAASVVGFWAWNSVATLGAFYTQNLQLNAAATGILVAMPVFVGSLGRIAVGALTDKYGGRAMFSFVLLAAIVPILLVAVGGSVRSFALVLAAGLLLGVAGTVFAVGIPFVSAWYEPSRRGFATGVFGAGMGGTALAAFLNPRLVAWIGYFPTHLLIAAVLAVMAALVWFLMKESPGWSRSNAPVLPKLLDAAKTPVTWKMCFLYAVVFGGFVSFATYLPTYLRDVYSFDPSAAGARTAGFALAAVLARPVGGVLADRFGPKPVVVVSLVGVAVLAWVVNLQPDGDVPAGLTFVAMAAALGLGTGGVFAWVGVLAPAGKVGSISGVVSAAGGLGGYFPPLIMGATYDAATRSYSIGLMLLVVTAVAALLFTVFVVHGRARATVAPA, encoded by the coding sequence ATGGCCGCAACGTCACCCTCCGCAGCCGTCCCGTCCGCGTCCGCCGCAAACCACCGGACGCTCAACCTGGCGCTCGCTACCGCGGCCTCGGTAGTGGGTTTCTGGGCTTGGAATTCCGTCGCGACGCTGGGTGCCTTCTACACCCAGAACCTCCAGCTCAACGCGGCCGCCACCGGCATCCTCGTGGCCATGCCGGTCTTCGTCGGCTCCCTGGGGCGGATCGCCGTGGGTGCCCTGACGGATAAGTACGGCGGCCGGGCGATGTTCAGCTTCGTCCTGCTCGCGGCCATCGTTCCGATCCTGCTGGTGGCTGTCGGCGGCAGCGTTCGCTCCTTCGCGCTGGTGCTGGCGGCCGGGCTGCTGCTCGGGGTGGCCGGCACCGTTTTTGCCGTCGGAATCCCCTTTGTCAGCGCCTGGTACGAACCGTCACGGCGCGGCTTCGCCACTGGCGTCTTTGGCGCCGGGATGGGCGGCACCGCCCTGGCGGCGTTCCTGAACCCGCGGCTAGTGGCCTGGATCGGCTATTTCCCGACGCACCTGCTGATTGCCGCGGTCCTGGCCGTCATGGCCGCGCTGGTCTGGTTCCTGATGAAGGAATCCCCGGGCTGGAGCCGCAGCAACGCGCCGGTCCTGCCCAAGCTGCTGGATGCGGCGAAGACCCCGGTCACCTGGAAGATGTGTTTCCTCTACGCAGTCGTCTTCGGAGGCTTCGTTTCCTTCGCTACCTACCTTCCCACCTACCTGCGGGACGTCTACAGCTTCGACCCGAGCGCCGCGGGCGCCCGGACCGCCGGGTTCGCCCTCGCCGCGGTGCTGGCCCGGCCGGTAGGCGGCGTCCTGGCGGACCGGTTCGGGCCCAAACCGGTGGTGGTGGTTTCGCTGGTAGGCGTCGCCGTGCTGGCCTGGGTGGTTAATCTCCAGCCCGACGGCGATGTGCCCGCCGGCCTGACGTTTGTCGCCATGGCGGCGGCCCTTGGCCTCGGCACCGGCGGAGTTTTCGCCTGGGTCGGGGTGCTCGCCCCCGCCGGAAAAGTGGGCAGCATCAGCGGGGTCGTCAGTGCTGCCGGCGGGCTCGGCGGCTACTTCCCGCCGCTGATCATGGGCGCCACCTACGACGCAGCGACACGCAGCTATTCGATCGGACTCATGCTGCTGGTGGTCACGGCGGTGGCAGCGCTGCTGTTCACGGTTTTCGTTGTGCACGGCCGTGCCCGGGCAACCGTCGCGCCGGCCTAG
- the narJ gene encoding nitrate reductase molybdenum cofactor assembly chaperone: MSRREQVLYLAAAWCLSYPDEDLLGKVPLMRAALAEFPGAGADFGEVLDSLESTPLMESQARYVREFDLGKRHALHLSYWTDGDTRRRGEVLGHFKAAYRQSDILVDTQGELPDYLPMVLEYAARVDLAAGRALLSRYRASLEMLRFGLLRDELPHARILQAVCATLPGKSPADEQAVMRMAGYGPPAEAVGLDPYDPRLLPVKGA, translated from the coding sequence ATGAGCCGGCGCGAGCAGGTGCTGTACCTTGCGGCGGCGTGGTGCTTGTCCTACCCGGACGAGGATTTGCTTGGAAAGGTGCCGCTGATGCGGGCGGCGCTGGCGGAGTTTCCCGGTGCCGGCGCAGATTTCGGGGAGGTGCTGGACTCCCTGGAGTCCACCCCGCTGATGGAGAGCCAGGCCCGCTATGTGCGCGAATTTGACTTGGGGAAACGTCACGCGCTGCACCTGTCCTACTGGACTGACGGGGACACCCGGCGCCGCGGCGAAGTGCTCGGCCACTTCAAAGCGGCCTACCGGCAAAGCGACATCCTGGTCGACACGCAAGGCGAACTGCCCGATTACCTGCCCATGGTGCTCGAATACGCCGCCCGGGTGGATCTCGCGGCGGGCCGGGCGCTGTTGAGCCGGTACCGGGCCAGCCTGGAGATGCTCCGCTTCGGCCTGCTCCGGGACGAGCTGCCGCACGCGCGGATCCTGCAGGCGGTATGCGCCACCCTGCCCGGCAAGTCGCCGGCGGACGAGCAGGCCGTGATGCGGATGGCCGGGTACGGACCGCCCGCCGAAGCTGTGGGCCTTGACCCGTACGATCCGCGCCTGTTGCCGGTGAAGGGAGCCTGA
- a CDS encoding DUF1254 domain-containing protein produces MNRLILKYATPVTIAILAIFAWVTYRRIAVGGLGSIILLIATAVAVWVIGTFVFFYFWPRITVSGFKRIFVRRGLGGGPIPVNTIYAVPESPSQSALSGDVIATGTDDALYFGGWLDVNAGPQVLHVPEMEQRYYSVQFTDPVSGVNFAYVGKRTTGTAVGDFLLCEPKWHGETPRGMTRIDVPHHAALLIGRVFVANEDDRHTAYELAKLIRLAPAKRA; encoded by the coding sequence ATGAATCGCCTGATCCTGAAATACGCCACCCCGGTGACGATCGCCATCCTGGCAATCTTCGCGTGGGTCACCTATAGGCGAATTGCGGTCGGCGGTCTGGGCTCGATCATTCTGCTGATAGCGACAGCTGTGGCCGTGTGGGTGATCGGTACGTTCGTCTTCTTCTACTTCTGGCCACGGATCACAGTGAGCGGCTTCAAACGAATATTTGTCCGACGCGGGCTGGGTGGAGGACCGATCCCTGTGAACACGATTTATGCCGTGCCAGAGAGCCCGTCCCAGTCCGCGTTGTCCGGCGATGTCATCGCGACCGGCACCGATGACGCCCTGTACTTTGGCGGCTGGTTGGATGTCAACGCCGGACCACAAGTGCTGCACGTGCCCGAGATGGAACAGCGCTATTACAGCGTGCAGTTCACCGACCCGGTCAGCGGCGTCAACTTTGCCTACGTGGGCAAACGCACCACTGGAACCGCTGTCGGCGACTTCCTCCTCTGCGAACCCAAATGGCACGGGGAGACGCCACGCGGCATGACCAGGATCGACGTTCCCCACCACGCCGCCCTCCTGATCGGTCGGGTCTTCGTCGCCAACGAAGATGACCGCCACACGGCCTACGAACTCGCGAAGCTGATCCGGCTCGCACCAGCAAAAAGAGCGTGA